In a single window of the Nodularia spumigena CCY9414 genome:
- a CDS encoding DOMON-like domain-containing protein, protein MKNQEFSLKPFPSPESWPNLQITGNIARYANKLSLRYQLTGDLNQVVIPQLSDTPERKPELWENTCFEFFIGIKDSEYWEFNLSPTGHWNVYHFDGYRQGMQEETAFHILPFLVQKQADSFTLVLDVDLGKILVREQEISVAITTVVKDKNSNVTYWALAHSGVNPDFHLRDSFMISL, encoded by the coding sequence ATGAAAAATCAGGAATTTTCTCTAAAACCGTTTCCCTCTCCGGAATCTTGGCCTAATTTGCAAATTACAGGTAATATTGCTCGATATGCAAATAAACTTAGCCTCCGTTATCAGCTGACGGGTGATTTAAACCAAGTCGTGATTCCTCAATTATCAGATACACCAGAGCGCAAGCCTGAACTATGGGAAAATACTTGTTTTGAGTTTTTTATTGGTATTAAAGATTCTGAGTATTGGGAATTCAACCTTTCCCCCACCGGACATTGGAATGTTTATCATTTTGATGGCTATCGTCAAGGAATGCAAGAGGAAACAGCCTTTCATATCCTCCCGTTTCTTGTCCAGAAGCAAGCTGATAGTTTCACACTGGTTTTGGATGTGGATTTGGGTAAAATATTGGTGAGAGAACAAGAAATAAGTGTTGCGATTACTACAGTAGTTAAAGATAAAAATAGTAATGTTACTTACTGGGCGTTAGCTCATTCAGGAGTAAACCCTGACTTTCATCTGCGAGATAGTTTTATGATTTCGTTGTGA
- a CDS encoding phosphotransferase enzyme family protein, translated as MTNEINLIAIAEQFTSQGQVTRIQSLGNGNINDTFLVNLDSPEKKHFVLQRINTQVFGQPELVMQNMRILTDHVSQNLKLTPANRRWEVPRVLLTQDGQNLWRDENNGCWRAISFVDNAQSFDTLADNSHAPEIGYALGMFHNLISDLPPAKLADTLPGFHITPIYLQQYEDILTKTQPQTSPEINYCLQFVSSRTTFAHILEDAKATGKLPLRLIHGDPKINNVLFDTATQKAVSIIDLDTVKPGLIHYDIGDCLRSGCNLAGEETDQWQNVSFNTDLCQGILQGYLDVAQAFLTENDYTYIYAAIRLISFELGLRFFTDYLAGNVYFKIKYPEHNLARALVQFKLTESIEAQETKIRQIIADLK; from the coding sequence ATGACAAATGAGATCAATTTAATTGCTATAGCCGAACAATTCACCTCTCAAGGTCAGGTTACGAGGATTCAATCATTGGGAAATGGTAATATTAATGACACTTTTCTGGTAAATCTGGATTCCCCAGAGAAAAAGCATTTTGTGCTGCAACGCATCAATACGCAAGTGTTTGGGCAGCCAGAACTGGTTATGCAGAATATGCGTATTTTAACAGATCATGTGAGCCAGAACCTAAAACTTACCCCTGCCAATCGGCGCTGGGAGGTTCCTCGCGTGTTATTAACTCAGGATGGTCAAAACCTCTGGAGAGACGAAAATAATGGCTGCTGGCGGGCTATCAGCTTTGTAGACAACGCCCAATCATTTGACACTTTGGCGGATAATTCCCACGCCCCAGAAATCGGCTATGCTTTGGGAATGTTCCACAATCTCATCAGTGATTTACCCCCGGCAAAACTCGCTGATACTTTACCAGGATTTCATATTACACCAATTTATCTTCAGCAGTACGAGGATATACTGACAAAAACTCAACCGCAGACATCCCCAGAGATTAACTATTGCTTACAATTTGTCAGCAGTAGAACTACCTTTGCACATATCTTAGAAGATGCCAAAGCTACAGGTAAATTGCCACTCCGCCTGATCCACGGCGACCCCAAAATTAATAATGTGTTGTTTGATACTGCCACACAGAAAGCAGTTAGCATTATCGACCTCGACACCGTAAAGCCGGGACTAATACATTACGACATTGGCGACTGTTTGCGGTCTGGTTGCAATCTGGCGGGAGAAGAAACAGACCAATGGCAAAACGTTTCTTTTAATACAGATTTATGTCAGGGAATTTTACAGGGTTATCTTGATGTTGCTCAAGCTTTTCTCACCGAAAATGACTATACCTACATTTACGCTGCTATTCGTTTGATTAGCTTTGAGTTAGGACTGAGATTCTTTACGGACTATTTAGCTGGGAATGTATACTTTAAAATTAAGTATCCAGAACATAACTTAGCCAGGGCGTTAGTTCAGTTTAAGCTGACTGAGAGTATTGAAGCTCAAGAAACCAAGATTCGCCAAATTATCGCAGATTTGAAATGA